In Nocardia asteroides, the following proteins share a genomic window:
- a CDS encoding gamma carbonic anhydrase family protein gives MIIKVAGFAPEIDDTAWIAPNATVIGRVSLAAEVGIWYSAVLRGDIEQITVGARTNIQDGCVLHADPGFPLTVGSGVSVGHNAILHGCTIGDDVLVGMGATVLNGAVIGAGSLIAANALIPEGAQIPPGSLVAGVPGKVRRELTEAQRDGIKLNAAVYVHSLSVHQGAEVV, from the coding sequence ATGATCATCAAGGTTGCCGGGTTCGCGCCGGAGATCGACGACACCGCCTGGATCGCGCCGAACGCGACTGTCATCGGGCGGGTGAGCCTGGCCGCCGAGGTCGGCATCTGGTACTCGGCGGTGCTGCGCGGCGACATCGAGCAGATCACCGTCGGCGCGCGCACCAACATCCAGGACGGCTGCGTGCTGCACGCCGACCCCGGCTTCCCGCTCACCGTGGGCAGCGGAGTCTCGGTGGGCCACAACGCGATCCTGCACGGCTGCACCATCGGCGACGACGTGCTGGTCGGCATGGGCGCGACCGTGCTCAACGGCGCGGTGATCGGGGCGGGCAGCCTGATCGCGGCCAACGCCCTGATCCCCGAGGGCGCCCAGATCCCGCCCGGTTCCCTGGTCGCCGGCGTCCCCGGCAAGGTGCGCCGCGAGCTCACCGAGGCCCAGCGGGACGGGATCAAGCTCAACGCCGCCGTGTATGTGCACAGTCTTTCGGTCCACCAGGGCGCCGAAGTGGTGTGA
- the sigJ gene encoding RNA polymerase sigma factor SigJ: MTDAAQPLDQAELARRFEEHRPYLRRLAYSTLGSLTDADDVVQDAWLRLQRQHEAGKAGEIDNLRAWLSTVTGRLALDQLGSARARREQYVGEWLPEPEVTSWDDPADRISQDERVTTALLVVLESLSPAERTAFVLQDVFGMTGPEVAAVVGRTPAAVRQLASRARKHVESGTPRFPASPAEQEKVVSAFALAWRSGDLSSLLGVLDENVVLTADGGGKVPAVRQPLRGAELIAKALLGWYHAPSASGAWGRAVLVNGVPGLVVFDGANTGVFSFVIDAGRIVAINIVRNPDKLHDLPIEGAPDWYLGGGA; this comes from the coding sequence ATGACCGACGCAGCACAGCCCCTCGACCAGGCCGAACTGGCCCGACGCTTCGAGGAACACCGCCCCTACCTGCGCCGGCTCGCCTACAGCACGCTCGGCAGCCTCACCGACGCCGACGACGTGGTCCAGGACGCGTGGCTGCGCCTGCAACGCCAGCACGAGGCGGGCAAGGCGGGCGAGATCGACAACCTGCGCGCGTGGCTGTCCACCGTCACCGGCAGGCTCGCCCTCGACCAGCTGGGTTCGGCGCGCGCCCGCCGCGAACAGTACGTCGGCGAGTGGCTGCCGGAACCCGAGGTCACCAGCTGGGACGACCCGGCCGACCGGATCTCCCAGGACGAGCGGGTCACCACGGCGCTGCTGGTGGTGCTGGAATCGCTGTCGCCCGCCGAGCGCACCGCGTTCGTGCTCCAGGACGTGTTCGGGATGACCGGCCCCGAGGTCGCCGCGGTGGTCGGCCGCACGCCGGCCGCGGTCCGCCAGCTGGCCTCGCGCGCCCGCAAGCATGTCGAGTCCGGCACCCCCCGTTTCCCCGCCTCGCCCGCCGAGCAGGAGAAGGTGGTCTCGGCCTTCGCGCTGGCGTGGCGCTCGGGTGATCTGAGTTCGCTGCTCGGCGTGCTCGACGAGAACGTGGTGCTCACCGCCGACGGCGGCGGCAAGGTGCCCGCGGTCCGCCAGCCGCTGCGCGGAGCCGAGCTCATCGCCAAGGCGCTGCTGGGCTGGTACCACGCGCCGTCGGCGTCCGGCGCGTGGGGCCGCGCGGTCCTGGTCAACGGGGTGCCCGGCCTGGTGGTCTTCGACGGCGCGAACACCGGGGTGTTCTCGTTCGTGATCGACGCGGGCCGCATCGTCGCGATCAATATCGTGCGCAACCCCGACAAGCTGCACGACCTGCCGATCGAGGGCGCCCCGGATTGGTACCTGGGCGGCGGCGCGTAG
- a CDS encoding MBL fold metallo-hydrolase, which yields MTETITRPALLDVLHIGGPTLRFRYGGLTWLTDPTFDEPGDYPGPITLHKLSGPAVPVESIGAIDVVLLSHDQHADNLDTAGRALLTEVGTVLSTPDAAGRIDGVRGLVPWEQARVGAVVVTAVPALHGPEGCEPLSGVVTGFVLRAEGEPTVYVSGDNASVDLVEQIVARVGRIDVAVLNIGAANVGRFGDSDVTLNARTAVRAAQLLGDAVVVAVHAEGWGHFSESLDYLERTFAYADLAGRLRIPVRGEVFAV from the coding sequence ATGACCGAGACGATCACCCGCCCCGCCCTGCTCGACGTCCTGCACATCGGTGGTCCGACCCTGCGCTTCCGCTACGGCGGGCTCACCTGGCTCACCGACCCCACCTTCGACGAGCCCGGCGACTACCCCGGCCCGATCACCCTGCACAAGCTCAGCGGTCCCGCGGTGCCGGTGGAGTCGATCGGCGCGATCGACGTGGTGCTGCTCTCGCACGATCAGCACGCCGACAATCTCGACACCGCAGGCCGCGCGCTGCTGACCGAGGTCGGCACGGTGCTGTCCACACCGGACGCGGCCGGCCGCATCGACGGTGTGCGCGGGCTGGTGCCGTGGGAGCAGGCGCGCGTCGGCGCGGTGGTGGTGACCGCGGTGCCCGCGCTGCACGGGCCCGAGGGGTGCGAACCGCTCAGTGGCGTGGTCACCGGTTTCGTGCTGCGGGCCGAGGGCGAGCCGACGGTGTACGTGTCGGGCGACAACGCCTCGGTGGACCTGGTCGAGCAGATCGTGGCGCGGGTCGGCCGGATCGATGTGGCGGTGCTGAACATCGGCGCGGCCAATGTCGGCCGGTTCGGCGACAGCGACGTGACCCTGAACGCGCGCACGGCCGTGCGGGCGGCCCAGCTGCTCGGCGATGCCGTCGTCGTCGCGGTGCACGCGGAGGGCTGGGGGCATTTCAGCGAGTCGCTGGACTACCTCGAGCGGACCTTCGCCTACGCCGATCTCGCGGGCCGGCTCCGGATTCCGGTGCGGGGCGAAGTGTTCGCGGTCTGA
- a CDS encoding cobalamin biosynthesis protein has product MQQGTSTALGLALGFALDRIFADPRRYHPVAGFGSAAAALEEVTYADERQAGVVHEVIAVGAVLGIGAIAARAGILATALATWTALGGRSLARAGHAMAERLDAGDLDGARELLPSLCGRDPSVLDADGLARAALESVAENTSDATVAPLLWGAVAGVPGLLGYRAVNTLDAMIGYRNERYLRFGWAAARTDDLANVVPARVTGVLTAALAPLVGGTPGAAWRAWRRDAAKHPSPNAGVVEASMAGALGVRLGGRTQYRHGAELRPTLGDGPAPTTADLRRAVRMSEAVQVGALVVSVVVAKGLRRR; this is encoded by the coding sequence GTGCAGCAGGGGACATCGACCGCGCTCGGACTGGCGCTCGGATTCGCGCTCGACCGGATCTTCGCCGATCCGCGGCGCTACCACCCCGTCGCCGGATTCGGTTCCGCCGCTGCGGCATTGGAAGAGGTGACCTACGCCGACGAGCGGCAGGCCGGGGTCGTGCACGAGGTGATCGCGGTGGGCGCGGTGCTCGGGATCGGGGCGATCGCGGCCCGCGCGGGTATCCTCGCGACGGCACTGGCCACCTGGACCGCGCTCGGCGGGCGCAGCCTCGCCCGCGCCGGGCACGCCATGGCCGAGCGGCTCGACGCCGGCGACCTCGACGGCGCCCGCGAATTGCTGCCCTCGCTGTGCGGGCGCGACCCCTCGGTGCTCGACGCCGACGGACTGGCCAGGGCCGCCCTGGAATCGGTGGCCGAGAACACCTCCGACGCGACCGTGGCGCCGCTGCTCTGGGGTGCCGTCGCCGGGGTGCCGGGGCTGCTCGGGTATCGCGCCGTGAACACCCTCGACGCGATGATCGGCTACCGCAACGAGCGCTACCTGCGCTTCGGCTGGGCCGCCGCCCGCACCGACGACCTGGCCAACGTGGTCCCCGCCCGCGTCACCGGCGTCCTCACCGCCGCCCTCGCGCCCCTGGTCGGCGGCACCCCCGGCGCCGCGTGGCGGGCCTGGCGCCGCGACGCCGCCAAGCACCCGAGCCCGAACGCGGGCGTGGTCGAGGCGTCGATGGCAGGCGCCCTCGGCGTCCGCCTCGGCGGCCGCACCCAGTACCGGCACGGCGCCGAACTACGGCCCACCCTGGGCGACGGGCCCGCCCCGACCACCGCGGATCTGCGCCGGGCGGTGCGGATGTCGGAGGCGGTGCAGGTGGGCGCGCTCGTGGTGTCGGTGGTAGTTGCCAAGGGGCTCCGGCGGCGCTGA
- a CDS encoding vWA domain-containing protein: protein MSRFRTLTAAATAAALTLLPAALPAIAHAEPAQYAPTMLILDASGSMQRPDQGATMMDSAKRAVRAFVDSAPAESKVGLTTYGTGTGNTDAEKEAGCRDVQILRQAATLDKAALTGAVDGIQARGWTPMGTALRQAAESLPSSGPRSIVLVSDGDDTCAPPDPCQVAAELKQQGLDLIVHSIGFAVDDKARAQLTCVAETTGGTYSDAVDGAALERILPRVSASALRNYQATGTPITGTDTFGTAPVAAPGQYVDTIGQHEKRWYAVDVPTGATAYVTGIVSFPRASLGASTEGIAVLEMRIYGHDGAYCNIRERELESRTGDGVAFTIGNILTRATDQPSGGSADSCQGGGRYYYELNWDEAPTGLPARLLVELLVGIEPGVTDPGPGAVTKETAFTAPAGPAAPVTGGGSFTVATALDGSGAYTDTIQSGEYVFYKVRLGWGQGLAYRVRFTETGGAGYTTATNVTTTLYSPLGGEIDEDTNSFSGRQATELAGATVPIRYANRDSSVTSAQRQSVAGWYYIAVKVGMPSGATAMPPTPIELDLTVAGDVEAGPVYLGGTPDVPGSQADTEKAVAVGGSESGTPWAAIVGIGVGVVALIGIGVAIRVVARRRA from the coding sequence ATGTCGAGATTTCGCACCCTGACCGCGGCCGCCACCGCCGCCGCGCTCACCCTGCTGCCCGCGGCACTGCCCGCGATCGCGCACGCCGAACCCGCGCAATACGCGCCCACCATGCTCATCCTGGACGCGTCCGGATCCATGCAGCGTCCCGACCAGGGCGCCACCATGATGGACTCGGCCAAGCGGGCGGTCCGCGCCTTCGTCGACTCGGCGCCCGCCGAATCGAAGGTGGGTCTGACGACCTACGGCACCGGCACCGGCAACACCGACGCCGAGAAGGAGGCCGGTTGCCGCGACGTGCAGATCCTGCGGCAGGCGGCCACCCTCGACAAGGCCGCGCTCACCGGCGCCGTCGACGGCATCCAGGCGCGCGGGTGGACCCCGATGGGCACCGCTCTGCGCCAGGCCGCCGAGTCGCTGCCGTCCTCGGGCCCGCGCTCGATCGTGCTGGTCTCCGACGGTGACGACACCTGCGCGCCGCCGGATCCGTGCCAGGTGGCCGCGGAGTTGAAGCAGCAGGGTCTCGACCTGATCGTCCACTCGATCGGGTTCGCCGTCGACGACAAGGCCCGCGCCCAGCTGACCTGCGTGGCCGAAACCACCGGCGGCACCTACAGCGATGCCGTCGACGGCGCCGCGCTGGAACGGATCCTGCCCCGGGTCAGCGCGTCGGCGCTGCGCAACTACCAGGCCACGGGCACACCGATCACCGGCACCGACACCTTCGGCACCGCGCCGGTCGCGGCCCCGGGTCAGTACGTCGACACCATCGGTCAGCACGAGAAGCGCTGGTACGCGGTGGACGTGCCCACCGGGGCGACCGCGTACGTCACCGGGATCGTCTCGTTCCCGCGAGCGAGCCTCGGCGCGAGCACCGAGGGCATCGCGGTGCTGGAGATGCGGATCTACGGACATGACGGCGCGTACTGCAATATCCGGGAGCGCGAACTCGAATCCCGCACCGGCGATGGCGTCGCGTTCACCATCGGCAACATCCTGACGCGGGCCACGGATCAGCCCTCCGGTGGCAGTGCCGACTCCTGCCAGGGCGGCGGCCGCTACTACTACGAACTGAACTGGGACGAGGCCCCCACCGGATTGCCCGCGCGCCTCCTGGTGGAACTGCTCGTCGGCATCGAACCGGGCGTCACCGATCCCGGCCCCGGCGCGGTCACGAAGGAAACCGCCTTCACCGCACCGGCGGGACCGGCGGCACCGGTCACCGGCGGCGGTTCGTTCACCGTCGCCACGGCCCTGGACGGCAGCGGCGCATACACCGACACGATCCAGTCCGGCGAGTACGTCTTCTACAAGGTGCGCCTCGGCTGGGGCCAGGGGCTGGCCTACCGGGTGCGGTTCACCGAGACCGGCGGGGCCGGATACACCACCGCCACGAACGTCACCACGACCCTGTACTCGCCGCTGGGCGGCGAGATCGACGAGGACACGAACTCGTTCTCCGGGCGCCAGGCCACCGAACTCGCGGGCGCGACCGTGCCGATCCGCTACGCCAACCGGGACTCCAGCGTGACCTCGGCGCAGCGTCAGTCGGTGGCCGGGTGGTACTACATCGCGGTGAAGGTCGGCATGCCGTCGGGAGCCACCGCCATGCCGCCGACGCCGATCGAACTCGACCTCACCGTCGCGGGCGACGTGGAGGCCGGGCCGGTCTATCTCGGCGGAACGCCCGACGTGCCCGGCTCGCAGGCGGACACCGAAAAGGCTGTCGCGGTCGGCGGTTCGGAGTCGGGCACGCCGTGGGCGGCGATTGTCGGTATCGGTGTCGGCGTGGTCGCGCTGATCGGTATCGGAGTGGCGATCCGGGTCGTCGCCCGGCGCCGCGCCTGA
- a CDS encoding Eco57I restriction-modification methylase domain-containing protein — MASQARDAQERKRHGRHYTPPALARFLARRALLHAPRDRELRVLDPACGDGELLLAVHDELAARAPGVTVRLTGYDLDRRAVDDAVARAAARGVTIDGRAGDFLAASGRLPAGSFDLVISNPPYVRTQQLGGSTAQLLSKQFGLRGRIDLTHPFVAVAPRLLAADGVLGLLCANRFLTTRAGANLRRILTSELHPAELYDLGDTKLFAAAVLPAITVATRSPRERECRYVSAYEQLGAEPDCAAGLFDALAGEAACLVGAGGRVFAVEVGVLSTGAEVDKARTVPGTSARAASERPGRSTRPSRDLPRRPGLSTRPAKAMPPDSSRPGSDTVWRMSRPGVDRWLAAIAERTWRTFGDTARIRVGIKTTADRVFISDRWDQMDPAPEPELLRQLITHHDLQPWRIGRDRGTRVLYPYDVMQPRRTPIDLAEFPGAAQYLRAHEQVLSGRRYVLDGGRKWFEIWVPQRPHLWRAPKLVFPDISERPRFALDRSGAVVNGDCYWISLTDLGTGPQATDLAYLLMGVANSALGLRFYDAVCGNRLYSGRRRWITQYVARLPVPDPAHPASAALVARVRAVVEEGAAAAEAGIDDAVAAAFGVRAQ, encoded by the coding sequence ATGGCTTCGCAGGCCCGGGACGCGCAGGAGCGCAAACGGCACGGCAGGCACTACACCCCGCCGGCGCTCGCCCGGTTCCTGGCGCGCCGGGCGCTGCTGCACGCGCCCCGCGACCGCGAATTGCGGGTCCTCGACCCGGCCTGCGGCGACGGCGAGCTACTGCTCGCGGTGCACGACGAACTGGCCGCGCGGGCACCCGGCGTCACGGTCCGGTTGACCGGATACGACCTGGACCGGCGGGCCGTCGACGACGCGGTCGCCCGTGCCGCCGCCCGCGGTGTCACCATCGACGGCCGGGCCGGTGACTTCCTCGCCGCGTCGGGGCGGCTCCCGGCCGGTTCCTTCGACCTGGTGATCAGCAATCCGCCGTACGTGCGGACGCAGCAGCTCGGCGGGTCGACCGCCCAGCTGCTGAGCAAGCAGTTCGGGTTGCGTGGCCGCATCGACCTCACCCATCCGTTCGTGGCCGTCGCGCCCCGGCTGCTCGCCGCCGACGGCGTCCTCGGATTGCTCTGCGCCAACCGGTTTCTCACCACCAGGGCCGGTGCCAACCTGCGCCGGATCCTGACCAGCGAGCTGCATCCGGCCGAGCTGTACGACCTCGGTGACACCAAGCTGTTCGCGGCCGCCGTGCTGCCCGCGATCACGGTCGCGACGCGGTCGCCCCGGGAACGCGAGTGCCGGTATGTCTCCGCCTACGAACAGCTCGGCGCCGAACCCGACTGTGCCGCCGGCTTGTTCGACGCGCTGGCCGGGGAGGCGGCGTGCCTGGTCGGGGCGGGTGGGCGGGTGTTCGCCGTCGAGGTGGGGGTGCTGTCCACCGGGGCCGAGGTGGACAAGGCTCGCACGGTGCCGGGCACGTCTGCGCGCGCCGCTTCCGAGCGGCCGGGGCGGTCCACCCGGCCGAGCCGGGACCTGCCACGGCGGCCCGGACTCTCCACCCGGCCGGCCAAAGCCATGCCCCCGGACTCGTCGCGCCCCGGCTCCGACACCGTCTGGCGGATGTCCCGCCCCGGCGTCGACCGGTGGCTGGCCGCCATCGCCGAGCGCACCTGGCGCACCTTCGGTGACACCGCCCGCATCCGGGTCGGCATCAAGACGACCGCCGACCGGGTGTTCATCTCCGACCGGTGGGACCAGATGGACCCCGCCCCGGAGCCGGAACTGTTGCGGCAGTTGATCACCCACCACGATCTGCAACCGTGGCGGATCGGGCGGGATCGTGGAACGCGGGTGCTGTACCCCTACGACGTCATGCAGCCCCGCCGAACGCCCATCGATCTCGCCGAATTCCCCGGTGCGGCACAGTATCTGCGCGCGCACGAGCAGGTGCTGTCCGGGCGGCGGTACGTGCTCGACGGCGGGCGCAAGTGGTTCGAGATCTGGGTGCCGCAGCGTCCGCATCTGTGGCGGGCGCCGAAACTGGTGTTCCCCGACATCAGTGAGCGGCCGCGGTTCGCGCTCGATCGGTCGGGGGCGGTGGTGAACGGGGACTGCTATTGGATCTCGCTGACCGACCTCGGGACCGGCCCGCAGGCGACCGATCTGGCGTATCTGCTGATGGGCGTGGCGAATTCGGCGCTGGGGCTGCGGTTCTACGACGCGGTGTGCGGGAACCGGCTGTATTCGGGCAGGCGGCGCTGGATCACCCAGTACGTGGCCAGGCTGCCGGTGCCGGATCCGGCCCATCCCGCCTCAGCCGCCCTCGTCGCCCGGGTGCGCGCCGTGGTGGAGGAGGGCGCGGCCGCGGCGGAGGCGGGGATCGACGACGCCGTCGCCGCCGCGTTCGGGGTGCGGGCTCAGTGA
- the ald gene encoding alanine dehydrogenase: protein MTGTGGTVGVPAEVKPQEFRVALTPAGATELIAHGHRVLVQSGAGAGSGFRDEDYLAAGAGIVPDADTVWARSGLILKVKEPIAQEYSLMRRDQVLFTYLHLAASKECTDAILTSGITAIAYETVRAADGSLPLLAPMSEVAGKLGTQVGAYHLMAPMGGAGVLLGGVPGVRPADVVVLGGGVAGTNAASVAVGMGARVSVLDTNLARLRALDARFGGRLGTLASHALEIERAVLGADLVIGSVLVPGAKAPKLVSDELVAGMRPGSVLVDIAVDQGGCFASTRPTTHADPTFPVANALFYCVANMPGAVPHTSTVALTNATLPFATAIADKGWRGACTADPGLAAGLTAVDGKLLSAEVAAAHGYSLDV from the coding sequence ATGACGGGAACAGGCGGAACGGTCGGGGTACCGGCAGAGGTCAAACCGCAGGAGTTCCGGGTGGCGCTCACCCCGGCGGGCGCCACCGAACTCATCGCGCACGGGCACCGGGTGCTCGTGCAGTCCGGCGCCGGGGCCGGCTCCGGCTTCCGGGACGAGGACTACCTCGCCGCCGGAGCCGGGATCGTGCCGGACGCCGACACCGTCTGGGCCAGGTCCGGGCTGATCCTCAAGGTGAAAGAGCCCATCGCGCAGGAGTATTCGCTGATGCGCCGCGATCAGGTGCTGTTCACCTACCTGCACCTGGCCGCGTCGAAGGAATGCACCGACGCGATCCTCACCTCCGGGATCACCGCCATCGCCTACGAGACGGTGCGTGCCGCGGACGGCTCGCTGCCGCTGCTGGCGCCGATGAGCGAGGTCGCGGGCAAGCTCGGCACCCAGGTCGGCGCCTATCACCTGATGGCGCCGATGGGCGGCGCCGGCGTCTTGCTCGGTGGCGTGCCGGGGGTACGGCCGGCCGACGTGGTGGTGCTCGGCGGCGGCGTCGCGGGCACCAACGCGGCGAGCGTGGCGGTCGGGATGGGCGCCAGGGTGAGCGTGCTCGACACCAACCTGGCCCGCCTGCGCGCCCTCGACGCGCGATTCGGCGGCAGGCTCGGCACCCTCGCCTCGCACGCGCTGGAGATCGAGCGGGCGGTGCTCGGCGCCGATCTGGTGATCGGATCGGTGCTGGTGCCGGGCGCGAAGGCGCCCAAGCTGGTGTCCGACGAGCTCGTCGCGGGGATGCGGCCCGGTTCGGTGCTCGTCGACATCGCCGTCGACCAGGGTGGCTGCTTCGCCTCCACCCGGCCGACCACGCACGCCGATCCCACCTTCCCCGTGGCGAACGCGCTGTTCTACTGCGTGGCGAACATGCCGGGCGCGGTCCCGCACACCTCCACCGTCGCCCTCACCAACGCCACCCTGCCGTTCGCGACCGCCATCGCCGACAAGGGCTGGCGCGGTGCGTGCACCGCCGATCCCGGGCTCGCGGCCGGGCTCACCGCGGTCGACGGCAAACTGCTGTCGGCCGAAGTGGCCGCGGCGCACGGGTATTCGCTGGACGTGTGA
- a CDS encoding TetR/AcrR family transcriptional regulator, protein MPTVSSILARILEKPVSDGEKLLDSALSAFLDFGIKRTSMGEIARRAGISPATLYRRFESKNELVEAVGVREAQRYVAEVDERVRAVTEPAEQLVEIFVAFMTTLAGNELLRRLLATEPEVVLPRLTTEGGPILAVGREYVAEKLRELQAMSPVPDFDPDLVAEIMARLALSLALTPDGLIPLDDVEAGRDFARRTLLPMVGIRTAH, encoded by the coding sequence ATGCCGACCGTTTCGTCCATCCTCGCGCGGATCCTGGAAAAACCCGTCTCCGACGGGGAGAAGCTGCTCGACAGCGCGCTGTCGGCTTTCCTCGATTTCGGGATCAAACGCACGAGCATGGGCGAGATCGCGCGGCGGGCGGGGATCAGTCCGGCGACGCTGTACCGGCGCTTCGAATCCAAGAACGAGCTGGTCGAAGCGGTGGGCGTGCGGGAGGCGCAGCGGTATGTGGCCGAGGTCGACGAGCGGGTGCGGGCGGTCACCGAGCCGGCCGAACAGCTGGTCGAGATCTTCGTCGCGTTCATGACCACCCTGGCCGGCAACGAGCTGCTGCGCAGGCTGCTGGCCACCGAGCCGGAGGTCGTGCTACCCCGGCTGACCACCGAGGGCGGGCCGATCCTGGCCGTCGGACGCGAGTACGTGGCCGAGAAGCTCCGCGAGCTCCAGGCCATGTCCCCGGTGCCCGACTTCGATCCGGATCTGGTCGCCGAGATCATGGCCCGGCTGGCCCTGTCGCTGGCGCTCACCCCGGACGGCCTGATCCCGCTGGACGACGTCGAGGCGGGCCGCGACTTCGCTCGCCGCACCCTGCTGCCGATGGTCGGGATCCGCACCGCTCACTGA
- a CDS encoding GlxA family transcriptional regulator, whose product MRSVAVVAFDDISPFHLSVPTLVFGRSGTGVPGDSPYEVRVCAEEPGTLSTAAGFDITVHHGLDAIAGADLVVFPGWLRGRELSPQLCDAVRTAHGSGARLVGLCLGAWAIAATGLADGRELTTHWAAAEAMALAYPKVRVRADTLWTDLGDVITSAGVAAALDCCLHIVRGDLGARAATDLARALVTAPHRNGSQAQFIPVAVPDDDTDDPIERAMVWARTHLDTGIGLDGWSREALMSRRTFTRRFRERTGTSPQQWLLQQRTDHARLLLESTDETVDRIARDTGFGSAVSLRHHFHRMLGTSPAAHRAQFRGAAQ is encoded by the coding sequence ATGCGTTCGGTGGCGGTCGTCGCGTTCGACGACATCAGTCCTTTCCACCTGTCGGTGCCCACGCTGGTCTTCGGCCGCTCCGGCACCGGCGTCCCCGGCGACTCACCCTACGAAGTCCGGGTGTGTGCCGAGGAGCCCGGAACACTCTCCACCGCAGCGGGTTTCGATATCACCGTGCATCACGGCCTCGACGCGATCGCCGGCGCCGACCTGGTGGTCTTCCCCGGCTGGCTGCGCGGCAGGGAGCTGTCCCCGCAGCTGTGCGACGCGGTGCGCACCGCCCACGGCTCCGGCGCGCGCCTGGTCGGGCTGTGCCTGGGCGCCTGGGCCATCGCGGCGACCGGCCTGGCCGACGGCCGCGAACTCACCACCCACTGGGCGGCCGCGGAGGCGATGGCCCTGGCCTACCCGAAGGTCCGGGTGCGCGCCGACACCCTGTGGACCGACCTGGGCGATGTCATCACCTCCGCCGGCGTGGCCGCCGCGCTGGACTGCTGCCTGCACATCGTCCGCGGCGACCTCGGCGCCCGCGCCGCCACCGACCTGGCCCGCGCGCTGGTCACCGCGCCGCACCGCAACGGCTCGCAGGCCCAGTTCATCCCGGTCGCGGTCCCTGACGACGACACCGACGATCCCATCGAACGCGCCATGGTGTGGGCCCGCACCCACCTCGACACGGGCATCGGCCTGGACGGCTGGTCCCGCGAGGCGCTCATGTCGCGGCGCACCTTCACCCGCCGGTTCCGCGAACGCACCGGCACCAGCCCGCAGCAGTGGCTGTTGCAGCAGCGCACCGATCATGCCCGGCTGCTGCTGGAATCGACCGACGAGACCGTCGACCGGATCGCGCGCGACACCGGTTTCGGCAGCGCGGTGAGCCTGCGTCACCACTTCCACCGCATGCTGGGCACCAGTCCGGCGGCCCACCGCGCCCAGTTCCGCGGGGCAGCGCAATAA
- a CDS encoding nitroreductase, with amino-acid sequence MAPSDPTDFGALERLADDRWSCRQFLPDEVDRALIDRLLNLTRRTPSWCNTQPWQVVVTAGEGTERFRKELLAHIQTSGTAPDFEFPAQYEGVYRERRRACGFQLYDSVGIAKGDHEKTMRQMVRNFELFDAPHVAIVTSEADLGVYGAVDCGLWLQSFLLGAQALGLGAAPQAALASYSPFLHDFFDLPAHRKVVFGVSFGYPDPTHPVNTFRTARAPLEDQITWHTS; translated from the coding sequence ATGGCGCCGTCCGACCCCACCGACTTCGGCGCGCTCGAGCGCCTGGCCGACGACCGCTGGTCCTGCAGGCAGTTCCTGCCCGACGAGGTCGACCGCGCGCTGATCGACCGGCTGCTGAACCTCACCCGGCGCACGCCGTCGTGGTGCAACACCCAGCCGTGGCAGGTCGTCGTCACCGCGGGCGAGGGCACCGAGCGCTTCCGCAAGGAACTGCTCGCACACATCCAGACCAGCGGCACCGCACCGGATTTCGAGTTCCCCGCCCAGTACGAGGGCGTGTACCGGGAGCGCAGGCGGGCGTGCGGTTTCCAGCTCTACGACAGCGTCGGCATCGCCAAGGGCGACCACGAGAAGACGATGCGCCAGATGGTGCGCAATTTCGAGCTGTTCGACGCACCGCACGTCGCCATCGTCACCTCCGAAGCCGATCTCGGCGTCTACGGCGCCGTCGACTGCGGCCTCTGGCTCCAGAGCTTCCTGCTCGGCGCCCAGGCCCTGGGCCTCGGCGCCGCGCCCCAAGCCGCCCTGGCCTCCTACTCCCCCTTCCTCCACGACTTCTTCGACCTCCCCGCCCACCGCAAGGTCGTCTTCGGCGTCTCCTTCGGCTACCCCGACCCCACCCACCCCGTCAACACCTTCCGCACCGCCCGAGCCCCCCTCGAAGACCAGATCACCTGGCACACGAGCTGA
- a CDS encoding winged helix-turn-helix transcriptional regulator yields MRYEELAEVPCSITRPLVIFGDRWTLLILKYCFTGIRRFNAFQGALGISRSRLQDRLDRLIEHEILVKQPAKEGAYEEYRLTEKGHAIYPILMAIRDWGDTYMAPDGPPVEYRHKNCTGEGHVHLTCDECGNEVTARDIAPEPGPGLAARSA; encoded by the coding sequence GTGCGCTACGAAGAACTCGCCGAGGTCCCGTGCTCGATCACGCGACCGCTGGTGATCTTCGGGGACCGGTGGACGCTGCTGATCCTCAAGTACTGCTTCACCGGAATCCGCCGGTTCAACGCGTTCCAGGGCGCGCTGGGGATCTCCCGTAGCCGGTTGCAGGATCGGCTCGACCGCCTGATCGAGCACGAGATCCTCGTCAAGCAGCCCGCGAAAGAGGGTGCCTACGAGGAATACCGGCTCACCGAGAAGGGCCACGCCATCTACCCGATCCTGATGGCCATCCGCGACTGGGGCGACACCTACATGGCCCCTGACGGCCCGCCGGTCGAGTACCGCCACAAGAATTGCACCGGCGAAGGACACGTCCACCTCACCTGCGACGAATGCGGCAACGAGGTCACCGCACGCGACATCGCCCCGGAACCGGGCCCGGGGCTCGCCGCGCGTTCGGCCTGA